A section of the Mycobacterium sp. 3519A genome encodes:
- a CDS encoding SRPBCC family protein produces the protein MAVTEAREILIDATPDEIMNVLFDLESLTQWSPAHQKVEILERDEAGHPRRSRQVVKIVGVSDEQVLDYTVHDDGVSWTLVSSKQQRAQAARYTLTPTAAGTRVRFELTVDPLVPLPGFLIKRGAKGLMDTATEGLRKRVLEVRGGG, from the coding sequence ATGGCCGTCACCGAGGCACGGGAGATCCTCATCGACGCGACACCGGACGAGATCATGAATGTGCTGTTTGACCTGGAGTCGCTGACGCAGTGGTCGCCGGCGCATCAGAAGGTCGAAATACTGGAGCGCGACGAGGCGGGCCACCCCCGGCGGTCGCGGCAGGTGGTCAAGATCGTCGGTGTCAGCGACGAGCAAGTGCTCGACTACACGGTGCACGACGACGGCGTGAGCTGGACGCTGGTGAGCTCCAAACAACAGCGTGCGCAGGCTGCCCGCTACACGCTGACACCCACCGCCGCAGGCACCCGGGTTCGTTTCGAGCTCACCGTCGATCCGCTCGTGCCGCTGCCCGGCTTCCTGATCAAGCGCGGCGCCAAGGGTTTGATGGACACCGCCACCGAAGGATTGCGAAAGCGAGTTCTCGAAGTGCGCGGAGGCGGCTGA
- a CDS encoding adenylate/guanylate cyclase domain-containing protein: MSQSAWVAEAADDPNGPAAGVCRPGNGAQPAEYKQVTVLFADVVRSMDIAAALDIERLHEIMTELVDRSATVVQRYGGTLDKFTGDGIMALFGAPIALEDHAVRACLAALEIQKEAARLAVDVERRDAITFQLRVGLNSGQVVAGQIGSGSFGYTAVGEQVGLAQRMESVAAPGGVMVSETTARLVEATAVLDERELVHIKGFRTPVPARRLLGMRPGHGVKTRQEATLVGRRWEMAALDALVELTVHGTGGVVNVTGAPGIGKSRVAREVAALASARGADVHCVFCESHTSDIPFGVVSELLRNVVGISDLDGDAARQRVREEVAEAGDDDLLLLDDLLGIADPDMLLAAGDPDTRRRRLASLVNSVTLARTKPTLFIVEDVHWIDTVSESMLADFLTVIARTPSMVLITYRPEYRGALTQAPGAQTISLAPLGDSDTEALLTALLGANSSVVEVATIIAERAAGNPFFAEEMVRELAQRKVLTGGHGNYVCHAGIDTLSVPATVQAAIEARIDRLTAQAKRTLTAASVIGARFGSELLAAMGLQPAVEELLSVELIDQVRFTPHAEYAFRHPLIRAVAYESQLKSDRAEWHRRLAATIEADSEESAEQNAALIAEHLESAGELHAAFGWHMRAGAWSANRDVRAARISWERALRIADRLPHDDSDRLAMRIAPRTMLCANGWQAIQDTRGLFEELRALCDLAGDKVSLATGMTGLTTELMYTGRSPEGSRLACEQMALLESFGDPAQTVGAAFIAFNNWFDVGEFGEILRWSQKVIDLTEGDPASGAGFGFGSPLAAALAWRSVALWWLGRPGWRQHLIDALATAQASDPTTLAMVVGWTRGLPISYGVCHADDAAVRAIEDAVRSAEKSSNAAVSIVTYALAAALVDQDAEADRDRGLELLTQVRDMWLREPIPFLVPVGDSMIARERAKRGDFDSAIPVLREAANGLYEAGRPFFAVLMSGLLVETLLERGTEGDLAEAQFQIDRLADLRPELSWAMRDIWVLKLRALQARALGDDVDFGVYARRYRAMAESLEFEGHIDRAREMTELA; encoded by the coding sequence ATCAGTCAGTCAGCCTGGGTCGCCGAGGCGGCGGATGACCCGAACGGACCGGCAGCGGGGGTCTGCCGGCCGGGTAACGGTGCGCAGCCAGCCGAGTACAAACAGGTGACGGTGCTCTTCGCCGACGTCGTTCGCTCGATGGATATCGCGGCTGCCCTCGATATCGAACGACTACACGAGATCATGACCGAATTGGTGGACCGCAGCGCGACGGTGGTGCAGCGCTACGGCGGGACGCTGGACAAGTTCACCGGCGACGGGATCATGGCGTTGTTCGGCGCGCCGATTGCATTGGAGGATCACGCCGTGCGCGCGTGCCTGGCGGCGTTGGAGATCCAAAAGGAAGCCGCTCGCCTGGCAGTCGACGTCGAGCGTCGTGACGCCATCACATTTCAGTTGCGAGTCGGACTGAACTCCGGACAGGTTGTTGCGGGTCAAATCGGATCAGGTTCATTCGGTTACACCGCTGTCGGTGAACAGGTCGGATTGGCGCAGCGGATGGAATCGGTCGCCGCACCCGGTGGTGTGATGGTCAGCGAGACCACCGCCAGGCTCGTCGAGGCCACCGCCGTGTTGGACGAGCGGGAACTGGTGCACATCAAAGGTTTTCGGACGCCCGTGCCCGCACGTCGACTGCTTGGGATGAGGCCGGGGCACGGTGTCAAGACCCGACAGGAGGCGACCCTTGTCGGCCGTCGCTGGGAGATGGCCGCCCTGGACGCGCTTGTGGAACTCACTGTGCATGGCACCGGGGGCGTCGTCAACGTGACGGGGGCGCCAGGGATAGGCAAGTCGCGAGTCGCTCGGGAGGTCGCCGCGCTGGCGTCGGCACGCGGGGCCGACGTGCACTGCGTCTTCTGCGAATCCCATACCAGCGACATCCCGTTCGGGGTGGTGTCGGAGTTGCTGCGGAACGTGGTCGGCATCTCCGATCTGGACGGCGATGCCGCCCGGCAACGCGTCCGGGAAGAAGTGGCAGAGGCCGGTGACGACGATCTGCTGCTGCTCGACGACCTTCTCGGTATCGCCGATCCCGACATGCTGCTGGCCGCGGGTGACCCGGATACGCGCCGGCGCAGATTGGCATCGCTGGTCAACTCGGTGACGTTGGCGCGCACAAAGCCAACGCTCTTCATAGTCGAGGATGTGCACTGGATTGACACCGTCAGCGAGTCGATGCTGGCCGACTTCCTCACCGTGATTGCGCGAACCCCGTCGATGGTGTTGATCACCTATCGCCCGGAGTATCGCGGGGCGTTGACGCAAGCACCCGGTGCTCAAACGATATCCCTTGCCCCACTGGGTGATTCGGATACCGAGGCACTTCTGACCGCCTTGCTGGGTGCGAATTCCTCGGTGGTGGAGGTGGCGACGATCATCGCCGAACGCGCTGCAGGAAATCCATTCTTCGCCGAGGAGATGGTGCGCGAGTTGGCGCAGCGCAAAGTCCTCACCGGAGGGCATGGGAACTACGTCTGCCATGCCGGCATCGACACCCTCAGCGTGCCCGCCACCGTGCAGGCCGCTATCGAAGCGCGCATCGACCGATTGACCGCCCAGGCCAAGCGAACATTGACCGCAGCCTCGGTGATAGGAGCTCGGTTCGGGTCGGAACTGCTTGCGGCCATGGGGCTCCAACCGGCCGTCGAGGAGTTGCTCAGTGTTGAACTCATCGACCAGGTGCGGTTCACCCCACACGCTGAGTACGCCTTCCGTCACCCACTCATTCGGGCGGTGGCCTACGAGTCGCAGTTGAAATCCGATCGCGCCGAGTGGCATCGCCGCCTCGCCGCGACCATCGAGGCGGACAGCGAGGAGTCGGCCGAGCAGAACGCTGCGCTGATAGCGGAACATCTGGAATCGGCGGGCGAACTGCACGCTGCGTTTGGCTGGCATATGCGCGCAGGCGCATGGTCAGCCAACCGCGATGTCCGCGCCGCGCGGATCAGCTGGGAACGAGCGCTTCGGATCGCGGACCGGCTGCCTCACGATGACTCGGACCGGTTGGCTATGCGTATCGCTCCGCGAACGATGCTGTGCGCCAACGGATGGCAAGCCATCCAGGACACCAGGGGGCTCTTCGAGGAGCTGCGCGCATTGTGCGACCTGGCGGGCGACAAGGTGTCACTCGCCACCGGCATGACGGGCCTGACCACCGAACTCATGTACACCGGGCGGTCCCCCGAGGGGTCCCGGTTGGCTTGCGAACAGATGGCGCTGCTCGAGTCGTTCGGTGACCCCGCCCAGACGGTGGGTGCGGCGTTCATCGCCTTCAACAACTGGTTCGACGTCGGCGAATTCGGTGAAATCCTGCGATGGTCGCAGAAGGTTATCGATCTCACCGAGGGAGACCCCGCCTCGGGTGCGGGCTTCGGTTTCGGTTCACCGTTGGCGGCCGCGCTGGCTTGGCGGAGCGTCGCATTGTGGTGGCTCGGTCGGCCCGGATGGCGCCAGCACTTGATCGACGCCTTGGCTACCGCCCAAGCCAGCGATCCGACGACGCTCGCGATGGTCGTGGGCTGGACGCGCGGGTTACCGATCAGCTACGGAGTGTGTCACGCCGACGACGCCGCGGTGCGTGCGATCGAGGACGCGGTGCGAAGCGCCGAGAAATCCAGCAACGCGGCTGTGAGCATCGTGACGTACGCGCTTGCCGCGGCGCTGGTGGATCAAGACGCTGAGGCCGACCGCGACCGGGGGCTGGAACTGCTGACGCAGGTCCGCGACATGTGGTTACGCGAGCCGATACCGTTCCTGGTGCCCGTCGGCGATTCGATGATCGCCAGGGAGAGGGCCAAGCGTGGTGACTTCGATTCGGCGATACCGGTGCTTCGCGAAGCGGCCAATGGCCTCTACGAGGCGGGGCGACCCTTCTTCGCGGTCTTGATGTCCGGTCTGCTGGTGGAAACGCTGTTGGAGCGCGGCACCGAAGGCGATCTGGCCGAAGCGCAATTCCAGATTGATCGGCTGGCCGATCTTCGGCCCGAATTGAGTTGGGCCATGCGCGATATCTGGGTGCTGAAGCTGCGCGCGCTACAAGCCCGAGCACTGGGTGACGACGTCGACTTTGGTGTATACGCGAGGCGCTATCGTGCGATGGCGGAATCGCTTGAATTCGAGGGGCACATCGATCGCGCCCGCGAGATGACTGAACTGGCGTGA
- a CDS encoding CaiB/BaiF CoA-transferase family protein yields MTNTGPLAGVKVLELGGIGPGPHAAMVLADLGADVVRVRRPGGLQIPAEESDLLHRGKRIVDLDVKKEPAKLLGLATKADVLLDGFRPGTCERLGIGPDDCAAVNPRLIYARITGWGQHGPMAQVAGHDINYLSQTGALSAIGYRDRPPVAPLNLVADFGGGSMFVLLGIVAALYERERSDKGQVIDAAMVDGVSILAQMAWTMKSTGSLKDERESFMLDGGAPFYRTYETADGKYMAVGAIEPQFFAQLLAGLGLSAEDVTQLDAAAFPDVHKLFAEKFAGKTRDEWTEIFAGTDACVTPVLTWREAAQNEHLRARSTMVTVNGVDQAAPAPRFSRTPAGPVGSPPQSTTPFDKIDW; encoded by the coding sequence ATGACCAACACCGGACCCCTGGCCGGGGTGAAGGTCCTCGAACTCGGCGGCATCGGACCGGGCCCGCACGCCGCGATGGTGCTCGCCGATCTCGGCGCCGACGTGGTGCGGGTGCGCAGGCCGGGTGGCCTGCAGATTCCCGCCGAGGAGTCGGACCTGCTGCATCGCGGTAAGCGCATCGTCGATCTCGACGTCAAGAAGGAACCGGCGAAGCTGCTGGGCTTGGCGACCAAGGCCGACGTGCTGCTCGACGGCTTCCGGCCGGGCACCTGCGAGCGCCTCGGCATCGGGCCCGACGACTGCGCGGCGGTCAACCCGCGGCTGATCTACGCCCGCATCACCGGCTGGGGGCAGCACGGGCCCATGGCACAGGTCGCGGGCCACGACATCAACTACCTGTCGCAGACCGGGGCGCTGTCGGCGATCGGCTACCGCGACCGCCCGCCGGTGGCGCCGCTGAATCTGGTCGCGGACTTCGGCGGCGGGTCGATGTTCGTCCTGCTCGGCATCGTCGCGGCGCTATACGAACGGGAACGGTCGGACAAAGGCCAGGTGATCGACGCCGCGATGGTCGACGGCGTGTCGATCCTGGCGCAGATGGCGTGGACCATGAAGTCGACCGGCTCGCTGAAAGACGAGCGCGAATCGTTCATGCTCGACGGCGGCGCGCCGTTCTACCGCACCTACGAGACCGCCGACGGCAAGTACATGGCAGTCGGCGCGATCGAACCGCAGTTCTTTGCCCAACTGCTGGCCGGCCTCGGTTTGTCGGCCGAGGACGTCACCCAACTCGACGCGGCGGCTTTCCCGGACGTCCACAAGTTGTTCGCGGAGAAGTTTGCAGGCAAGACTCGCGACGAATGGACCGAGATCTTTGCGGGCACCGATGCATGCGTGACTCCGGTGCTCACCTGGCGTGAGGCCGCCCAAAACGAACACCTCAGGGCGCGCTCAACAATGGTTACTGTCAATGGTGTTGATCAAGCAGCGCCTGCCCCGCGGTTCTCCCGCACCCCGGCGGGCCCCGTCGGCTCACCGCCTCAGTCGACCACGCCCTTCGACAAAATCGACTGGTGA
- a CDS encoding SRPBCC family protein, with protein MAVRTSRKLVIEASPEAIMDALADVEALLSYTPAYRRVEVIDRHDDGRPHHVRLAVRVLGRLDEEILEFRWGPNWLVWDAQRTKQQYAQHVEYTLRPDHVGASTTVTVDVTVEPDSFIPDYFIKRAGKTIIDAANEGLRQRVLRGKGSDQTE; from the coding sequence GTGGCCGTCCGAACATCACGCAAGCTCGTGATCGAGGCATCGCCGGAAGCCATCATGGATGCGCTGGCCGACGTGGAGGCCCTGCTGTCGTATACGCCGGCGTACCGCAGGGTCGAGGTGATCGACAGGCATGACGACGGGCGCCCGCATCACGTCCGTCTTGCGGTCAGGGTGCTCGGCAGGCTCGACGAGGAGATTCTGGAATTTCGTTGGGGCCCAAACTGGTTGGTGTGGGACGCGCAGCGAACCAAGCAGCAGTATGCCCAGCATGTGGAGTACACCCTGCGGCCCGACCACGTCGGCGCGTCCACCACCGTCACGGTCGACGTCACCGTCGAACCCGACTCATTCATCCCGGACTACTTCATCAAGCGGGCCGGCAAGACCATCATCGACGCGGCCAACGAGGGTCTGAGACAGCGAGTGTTGAGGGGCAAGGGTTCCGATCAAACCGAGTAG
- a CDS encoding SRPBCC family protein, whose protein sequence is MAVRASREVVFEASPEAILEALADIESVPDWSPVHKKAEVIDRHPDGKPRHVKATFKIMGITEKEMLEYNWGPRWMVWDAKATFNQRGQHVEYNLTPEGDDRTRVRFDIILDLGAPIPEFLIKRAKQIVLDVATESLRKQVMEKYAS, encoded by the coding sequence ATGGCTGTCCGGGCATCGCGAGAGGTCGTCTTCGAGGCGTCGCCTGAAGCGATTCTGGAGGCGCTCGCCGACATCGAGTCAGTGCCGGATTGGTCCCCTGTGCACAAGAAGGCCGAGGTGATCGACCGGCATCCCGACGGTAAGCCGCGCCACGTCAAGGCGACGTTCAAGATCATGGGCATCACCGAGAAGGAAATGCTCGAGTACAACTGGGGCCCCCGGTGGATGGTGTGGGACGCAAAGGCGACGTTCAACCAACGCGGCCAACACGTCGAGTACAACCTGACACCCGAGGGCGACGACAGGACGCGGGTGCGCTTCGACATCATCCTCGATCTGGGCGCCCCCATCCCCGAGTTCCTGATCAAGCGGGCCAAGCAGATCGTGCTCGACGTCGCCACCGAGAGCCTGCGTAAGCAGGTCATGGAGAAGTACGCGTCGTAG